Proteins encoded within one genomic window of bacterium:
- a CDS encoding penicillin-binding protein 2: MNNKLPLRRLILVFCFSVGVEFFVLAKLATLQLFYHSEFRSKIKHQSEAKVKIQPLRGRIYDRYYRILATSIGLKRVYPFGTLASNLLGFVGKDGTGLEGIEYEFDAILSGKPNFVIFGKTPRGKLYPYPGYCSFLGQPVSEGACGNDIVLTIDADIQSIVEETLKSKFPKMRAKSGSVIIIEPNTGEILAMATIPCCSPGNWINRPVQVQFEPGSTFKVVPISIIIKNGLVSLSDIVEDGSSKITVQGKTINDIHPHGPLTFAEAVWKSSNVAFVKLANLIGRTRFYNGARFFGFGVPTGVILPGEAKGSLAPPADWSELKFANLAFGQGLSCNLLQLTFAYQAIANDGILLKPMIVKEMLSSSGKVIYKSEPIKVREILTPSEARRVKNLLYGVIENGSGILAKIPGLEIAGKTGTGQKCVNGKYTEVTSSFIGFLPAQHPKLLIACVIDEPGTLKLGGDVCAPLFKEIAQNIILLQPYRASD; encoded by the coding sequence ATGAATAATAAATTACCTTTAAGGAGACTTATTTTAGTATTTTGTTTTTCAGTAGGGGTTGAATTTTTTGTCCTTGCCAAGCTTGCTACTCTTCAACTTTTTTATCATTCAGAATTCCGATCTAAAATTAAACACCAATCTGAGGCAAAAGTTAAAATTCAACCCCTCCGTGGTAGAATTTATGATAGATATTACCGCATTTTAGCTACTTCAATTGGCTTAAAAAGGGTATATCCTTTTGGAACTCTTGCTAGTAATCTTCTTGGTTTTGTAGGTAAAGATGGGACTGGTTTAGAAGGTATAGAGTATGAATTTGATGCCATCTTAAGTGGTAAACCCAATTTTGTAATCTTTGGTAAAACGCCTCGCGGTAAACTTTATCCTTATCCCGGCTATTGTAGCTTTTTAGGTCAGCCAGTCTCTGAAGGAGCCTGCGGAAACGACATTGTTCTCACCATAGATGCTGATATTCAATCAATTGTGGAAGAGACTCTAAAAAGTAAGTTCCCCAAGATGCGTGCAAAGTCGGGCAGCGTAATAATCATTGAGCCCAATACTGGCGAAATTTTAGCTATGGCTACTATTCCTTGTTGTAGTCCTGGCAATTGGATAAATAGACCAGTACAGGTCCAGTTTGAACCCGGTTCCACATTTAAGGTTGTTCCAATTTCTATTATCATTAAAAATGGGCTTGTTTCACTATCTGATATAGTTGAGGACGGTAGCAGCAAAATCACAGTTCAAGGCAAGACAATCAATGATATACATCCACATGGCCCTCTGACATTTGCTGAAGCTGTATGGAAATCCAGTAATGTAGCCTTTGTTAAACTTGCAAATTTGATTGGCAGAACCAGATTTTACAATGGGGCAAGGTTTTTTGGGTTTGGTGTACCAACTGGTGTAATCCTTCCTGGTGAGGCTAAAGGCTCTTTAGCACCTCCAGCTGATTGGTCAGAGCTTAAATTTGCTAATCTTGCATTTGGGCAAGGACTTTCTTGTAACTTACTTCAACTTACTTTTGCTTATCAGGCGATTGCAAACGATGGCATTCTCCTTAAACCAATGATAGTCAAAGAGATGCTTTCATCAAGCGGAAAAGTAATTTATAAATCAGAGCCTATAAAAGTAAGGGAAATTTTGACCCCTTCTGAAGCACGTAGAGTAAAAAATCTTTTATACGGAGTAATAGAAAATGGGAGTGGTATACTTGCTAAAATTCCAGGTCTCGAGATAGCTGGTAAAACAGGGACTGGCCAAAAGTGTGTAAATGGTAAATATACAGAGGTTACTTCAAGTTTTATAGGCTTCCTTCCAGCTCAACATCCTAAACTCTTAATTGCCTGTGTTATTGACGAACCAGGGACTTTAAAATTAGGTGGTGATGTATGTGCTCCTCTTTTTAAGGAGATTGCTCAAAATATTATACTTTTGCAGCCTTATAGAGCCAGTGACTGA
- a CDS encoding S8 family serine peptidase — MRLMIYNFAICLYVILRMSFAYGMTDEYIPGHAIVTLKSGSHISALKSLNQEFGVYAMEPLVRGKPDSIDKKFGLDRVWLFKFLEDKQVSDFIERYSANPNIESVDPDHLCKLYKTPNDPYFSSQWNLTRIEAPQGWDYQTGDPSVVIAVVDGGCDWNHPDLKNNIWVNPGEDIDGDGVIFDTDDLNDVDDDNNGYVDDLIGWDWTTNDNDPTPTYGGEFHGTWCNGIANACTDNSRGIAGVAFNCKSIAFRCTASGNPGAISIWAAINAMRYARTKGACVISCSWGSYSYNSSLNNAIQSAYDAGLVICAAGGNENISQASYPPAYENVIGVGATNQSDRKSSYSNYGWYIDVCAPGDGIYGCTPGGGYTSQYGTSASCPEVAGLVALVKCSNPGASNTTIENIIFSACDSIDHLNPGYEGQLGYGRINVYNAIAGSNYPKLTYYSQSVYEVEGDGDSLINPGETMEFNVVIQNSSGWADALGVTGVVQSPSPYIVMIDSTSSYGDILSGSTGSNSTRFKAQILSETTPSIIPFELIISANQSTPYPYSDTIEFGIEVTLNQFGWPVNLGTGVSSPAIVDIDNDGEQEIIAGDLRGNVWVWNYRGVVEAGFPVKTGNQIQGAPAIGDVDNNGTLEIVVGSKDDTLYIIEPDGAIGLKFGASNYLMGTPTLADLDNNGDLEIIFGDFSGNLYVINHDGTQFGPFPYQLDGAIIGGVAVGDVDADNVLDIAVGTYNKKLYVISSNGDTLTGWPNEVSGQIWAPPSIADFNEDEKLEVVCGCADGNLYVFDYQGNPLNVLHAGGNLKGAPSFCDIDGDGLPEIFCGSTNGKIYAFKSYGDTIPGFPYSTGGSVTSPIFSDMDGNGKPEVVFGAGDGKLYLLYQDATPITCFPVNTGSGIQSSPSIDDLDGDSDLEIGIGNNTGMEVIDFKAKGGDNRYWNTYRGNLHRTGNYKDVLTGVNEDVVQGFSLAKVKLTCFPNPFTNKTVISAQGLGRGLINQTPTLQIYDLTGRLVKSLPITNYQLPITVVWDGTNEKGDKVACGIYFYRLEVSGFARGITSKTNLPRRARLTTRWVKVGKMLLIR; from the coding sequence ATGCGATTAATGATTTACAACTTTGCTATCTGTTTATATGTTATTCTTAGAATGAGTTTTGCTTACGGAATGACAGACGAATATATTCCTGGACATGCAATTGTAACACTTAAAAGTGGGTCTCATATATCAGCTCTTAAATCACTAAACCAAGAATTTGGTGTATATGCTATGGAACCCTTAGTAAGAGGTAAACCTGATAGCATTGATAAGAAATTTGGATTAGATAGAGTATGGTTATTTAAATTTTTGGAAGATAAGCAAGTATCTGATTTTATTGAGAGATATAGTGCGAATCCCAATATAGAAAGTGTTGACCCTGACCATTTATGCAAGCTATACAAGACACCTAACGACCCTTACTTTTCAAGTCAATGGAATCTTACAAGAATTGAAGCTCCTCAAGGTTGGGATTATCAGACAGGTGACCCTTCAGTAGTTATTGCTGTTGTTGATGGGGGCTGTGATTGGAATCATCCTGACCTTAAGAATAATATATGGGTTAATCCGGGTGAAGATATAGATGGGGATGGTGTAATATTTGATACAGATGACCTAAATGATGTAGATGATGATAATAATGGGTATGTAGATGACCTTATAGGGTGGGATTGGACGACGAATGACAATGACCCAACCCCTACTTATGGGGGTGAATTTCATGGCACCTGGTGTAATGGGATAGCTAATGCTTGCACTGATAACTCAAGAGGGATTGCTGGTGTAGCATTTAACTGCAAAAGTATAGCTTTTAGATGTACTGCTTCCGGAAATCCGGGTGCTATATCTATCTGGGCTGCTATTAATGCTATGCGCTATGCAAGAACTAAAGGTGCATGTGTGATAAGTTGCAGTTGGGGTAGTTATTCTTATAATTCTAGTTTAAACAATGCTATTCAATCCGCATACGATGCTGGGCTTGTAATTTGTGCTGCTGGTGGGAATGAAAATATATCACAGGCTTCGTATCCGCCTGCTTATGAGAATGTTATTGGAGTTGGGGCTACTAATCAATCGGACAGAAAATCGTCCTATTCTAATTATGGTTGGTACATAGATGTCTGTGCTCCCGGTGATGGGATATATGGATGCACTCCAGGTGGTGGATATACATCTCAGTATGGGACCTCTGCATCATGTCCAGAAGTAGCTGGTCTTGTCGCTCTCGTTAAATGCAGTAATCCGGGTGCTTCTAATACTACAATTGAAAATATCATATTTTCAGCCTGTGACTCTATAGACCATCTTAATCCCGGATATGAGGGACAACTTGGATATGGTAGGATTAATGTTTATAATGCAATAGCAGGGAGTAACTATCCTAAATTAACCTATTATTCACAAAGTGTATATGAAGTAGAAGGGGATGGTGACTCACTTATAAATCCGGGTGAGACAATGGAATTTAATGTAGTAATCCAAAATAGTTCAGGATGGGCAGATGCACTCGGTGTTACAGGGGTTGTACAAAGCCCAAGCCCTTACATAGTGATGATAGATTCAACCTCATCTTATGGTGATATTCTCAGTGGTTCTACTGGGTCGAATTCTACAAGGTTTAAGGCTCAAATCCTATCTGAAACAACCCCTAGTATAATACCATTTGAGCTCATCATTTCTGCTAATCAAAGCACCCCTTATCCTTATTCAGACACTATTGAGTTCGGGATTGAAGTAACACTTAACCAATTTGGGTGGCCAGTTAATTTAGGAACTGGAGTAAGTTCACCGGCTATTGTTGATATTGACAATGATGGAGAACAAGAGATAATTGCTGGCGACCTTCGTGGCAATGTGTGGGTTTGGAATTATCGCGGTGTGGTTGAAGCAGGGTTTCCTGTGAAAACTGGCAACCAAATTCAAGGCGCACCCGCAATCGGCGATGTTGATAATAACGGGACATTAGAAATTGTGGTCGGGTCAAAAGATGATACTCTATACATAATTGAGCCGGATGGAGCAATAGGTTTAAAATTCGGTGCATCTAATTATCTCATGGGAACGCCTACATTAGCAGATTTGGACAACAATGGTGATTTAGAAATAATATTTGGTGATTTTTCTGGCAATCTTTATGTAATAAATCACGATGGGACACAATTTGGTCCATTTCCATACCAATTAGATGGTGCAATTATTGGTGGAGTTGCAGTTGGTGATGTAGATGCAGACAATGTTTTAGACATTGCAGTAGGTACCTATAATAAGAAACTTTATGTTATCTCATCTAATGGAGACACTCTCACTGGTTGGCCAAATGAGGTCAGTGGCCAGATTTGGGCTCCACCATCAATTGCAGATTTTAATGAGGACGAAAAATTAGAAGTTGTTTGTGGATGTGCAGATGGCAATCTATATGTGTTCGATTATCAGGGTAATCCGTTAAATGTTCTACATGCAGGTGGCAACCTTAAGGGCGCACCCTCTTTTTGTGATATTGATGGGGACGGTTTACCTGAAATTTTTTGTGGCTCTACTAATGGCAAAATTTATGCATTCAAATCTTATGGGGATACCATTCCCGGATTCCCTTATAGTACTGGAGGTAGTGTTACTTCACCTATATTTTCTGATATGGATGGAAACGGGAAGCCAGAAGTTGTATTTGGAGCAGGTGATGGTAAATTATATCTACTCTATCAGGATGCAACCCCTATTACTTGTTTTCCAGTAAATACAGGAAGTGGAATCCAATCATCGCCCTCTATTGATGACTTGGATGGAGACAGTGACCTTGAAATTGGGATTGGAAATAATACAGGGATGGAAGTGATTGATTTTAAAGCGAAAGGAGGTGATAACAGGTATTGGAACACATATAGAGGTAATTTACATAGGACAGGTAATTATAAGGATGTACTTACTGGAGTAAATGAAGATGTGGTGCAAGGCTTCAGCCTCGCTAAAGTAAAGCTTACTTGCTTCCCAAATCCATTCACCAATAAGACAGTGATTAGTGCTCAGGGATTAGGTAGGGGTTTGATTAATCAAACCCCTACACTGCAAATTTATGATTTAACTGGCAGATTAGTTAAGTCTTTACCAATTACCAATTACCAATTACCAATTACCGTCGTGTGGGACGGTACTAATGAGAAAGGGGATAAAGTAGCTTGTGGTATATATTTTTATCGGTTAGAAGTATCTGGCTTTGCAAGAGGTATTACCTCAAAAACAAACCTGCCTCGCCGAGCCCGCCTTACTACAAGGTGGGTCAAGGTGGGCAAGATGCTTCTTATCCGATAG
- a CDS encoding PorV/PorQ family protein, giving the protein MNRIKKTLFSSFVILISSFSLPSIGFARLGGCGAEFLSIGGGARALSLGGAYSAFAEGVDAVYWNPAGIAKINRTSASFAHVNLFAGELSEENIGVVIPIKDGVIGISAIALLSGRIEITTVEDQDGTGDYYSANDFALGISYSRMMTDKFSAGFTVKGINQNIHKVSANGYAIDIGGTYNTKIRNLRFGFVLQNFGPDLAYSGEGLEYSTAVDTPFQESDVPGAYKSEPYPLPLSFQTGLAFDLLSTPIYRLTLIGDLVHPSDQEATYALGGEYCLGNKYFARLGYTGKNNRGLSVGFGVMTQLPIGNQFIFDYSYESHEYLSSIHRISLGFIL; this is encoded by the coding sequence ATGAATCGAATTAAGAAAACACTCTTTTCATCATTCGTCATTCTGATTTCGTCATTTTCTCTCCCTTCCATAGGTTTTGCAAGACTTGGTGGTTGTGGTGCAGAATTCCTATCAATTGGAGGTGGTGCAAGAGCTTTATCATTAGGTGGTGCTTATTCTGCATTTGCAGAAGGGGTAGATGCAGTTTACTGGAATCCAGCTGGTATTGCAAAAATAAATCGTACCTCTGCAAGTTTTGCTCATGTTAATTTATTTGCAGGAGAGCTAAGTGAAGAAAACATAGGTGTAGTCATTCCAATAAAAGATGGTGTTATAGGGATAAGTGCAATTGCTCTTTTGTCAGGTAGGATTGAAATAACTACAGTTGAAGACCAAGATGGAACTGGTGATTATTATTCAGCAAATGATTTTGCACTCGGTATTTCATATTCAAGGATGATGACAGATAAGTTTAGTGCTGGATTTACAGTTAAGGGGATAAATCAAAACATTCACAAAGTTTCTGCTAATGGGTATGCAATTGATATTGGTGGCACCTATAATACAAAGATAAGAAATCTTAGATTCGGGTTTGTGCTTCAGAACTTTGGGCCGGACCTTGCATATTCTGGTGAGGGACTGGAATATTCCACAGCTGTAGATACCCCATTTCAAGAATCTGATGTACCCGGGGCTTATAAATCTGAACCGTATCCTCTGCCACTCAGCTTCCAGACAGGGTTAGCATTTGATTTATTATCTACCCCTATTTACAGACTTACTCTAATAGGTGATTTAGTTCACCCTTCTGACCAGGAGGCAACTTATGCCTTAGGTGGAGAGTATTGTTTAGGTAATAAATATTTTGCAAGGCTTGGATATACAGGAAAGAATAATAGAGGATTGAGTGTCGGTTTTGGTGTAATGACACAACTCCCGATTGGTAATCAATTTATCTTTGATTACAGCTACGAGAGTCATGAGTATCTATCAAGTATTCATAGGATATCATTAGGGTTTATACTTTGA
- a CDS encoding FlgD immunoglobulin-like domain containing protein, which produces MRKCIAPIYIGMMLLFAIPISGTPILMKKEIPRDAKKPGILREYDLKGEVAGLAPIYSTFSPGDTLGSSRYDRQWNLAPHRRIVCNPSDGYIHTLFMHQVPPPERHMFYNCNDGTGWLFGTGLGGGIPVQEEVRDGYGTLDIKNDGAAVVALHRKYGAGASEFRSSVWIDAIPGMGTFDGYDLPFSPSHPTGHSIWPRIAVDGSNNMIVVAKDDSTPGQPHTRDKCYYSRSTDGGATWSNWVVVDTFGGLSDNAFASKSSQKMCIVYGKDVGPEHGVYNGHIFYKESQDGGATWGDRVDITNLIPLPPGRAYHLDELRSSIGNTYGIYDSDDNLHIVTDASLGTPQPGYYYPFLAGVLWHYSVETNAMSLISTHPLPSEVAIADFGHLYPYYGPWNAKPQIGEDPTTKYLYATWVEFPYNVTNPQGYEVGEIYASYSLDRGVTWAPKINLTMTPQNCEVFAALAPVVNSNLHIFYEWDLNSHDDIIGGSLDPNQNPFIYFRVPVTSGDAEVVSIDEPIGYPQGGVTYTPKATYRNNGTNPISLQARFEVLVPAMTTFPNNDPPDTLIVPYIFYYSIVNVADLAPGATQQVQFDNWTCDPDIIGYEIDYYASASFLADNNLANNRLTVIAGIEETTHKTDSHVFAIFLVYPNPMNKVVTAHYSVPTASAGLVTLKVYDISGKLIATLVDGIQRPGNYTVTWNGQDSNKREVANGIYFLKLTCHSERSEESITKKLTVLH; this is translated from the coding sequence ATGCGTAAATGTATAGCCCCAATTTATATCGGGATGATGTTGCTCTTCGCTATCCCTATTTCTGGGACTCCTATACTGATGAAAAAGGAGATTCCGAGAGATGCGAAGAAACCGGGTATCTTGAGAGAGTATGATTTAAAAGGAGAAGTGGCAGGATTAGCTCCAATTTATTCTACTTTTTCACCAGGTGATACACTCGGTTCCAGTAGATATGACCGGCAATGGAATTTAGCTCCTCATAGACGAATTGTATGTAATCCGAGTGATGGATATATTCATACTCTCTTTATGCATCAAGTCCCACCCCCTGAGCGACATATGTTCTATAACTGCAATGATGGGACGGGCTGGTTATTTGGGACGGGGCTCGGTGGTGGAATACCGGTTCAAGAGGAGGTACGCGATGGTTATGGAACGCTTGATATTAAAAATGATGGAGCTGCAGTTGTAGCTTTACATAGAAAATATGGAGCCGGAGCAAGTGAGTTTCGTAGTTCTGTATGGATAGATGCAATTCCAGGGATGGGGACATTTGATGGATATGATTTACCTTTCTCACCTAGTCATCCAACAGGTCACAGTATATGGCCAAGGATTGCAGTTGATGGTTCTAATAATATGATTGTTGTTGCTAAAGATGATAGTACACCGGGGCAACCTCATACACGTGATAAATGTTACTACTCTCGCTCTACAGATGGCGGAGCAACCTGGTCTAATTGGGTAGTTGTAGACACATTTGGAGGACTTTCCGACAATGCTTTTGCATCTAAGAGCTCACAAAAAATGTGTATAGTATATGGGAAAGATGTAGGACCAGAGCATGGAGTTTACAATGGACACATATTCTATAAAGAGTCACAAGATGGTGGTGCTACCTGGGGAGATAGAGTTGACATTACAAACTTGATACCACTCCCACCTGGTAGGGCTTATCATTTAGATGAGTTACGTAGTTCTATAGGAAACACTTATGGAATATACGACTCAGATGATAACCTTCATATAGTTACTGATGCTTCATTAGGCACACCACAGCCCGGTTATTATTATCCATTCCTTGCAGGTGTTCTTTGGCATTACAGTGTTGAAACTAATGCTATGAGTCTCATTAGTACACACCCATTACCATCTGAAGTAGCAATAGCTGATTTCGGCCATCTCTATCCTTATTACGGACCATGGAATGCTAAACCGCAGATAGGTGAAGACCCTACCACAAAATATCTTTATGCTACTTGGGTTGAATTCCCTTATAATGTGACAAACCCACAAGGTTACGAAGTAGGTGAAATCTATGCTTCATATTCACTTGATAGAGGTGTGACATGGGCACCTAAGATAAATCTGACTATGACACCTCAGAACTGTGAAGTATTTGCTGCACTTGCTCCAGTTGTGAATAGCAATTTGCATATATTTTACGAATGGGATTTAAACAGCCATGATGATATTATAGGTGGTAGCTTGGACCCAAACCAGAATCCTTTTATCTATTTTAGGGTGCCAGTCACTTCAGGAGATGCTGAAGTTGTATCAATTGATGAGCCAATAGGCTATCCACAAGGTGGAGTTACTTACACTCCAAAAGCTACTTATAGGAATAATGGGACTAATCCTATATCATTACAGGCTAGATTTGAGGTGCTTGTCCCAGCTATGACGACTTTCCCAAATAATGACCCACCAGATACTCTTATTGTTCCATATATATTCTATTACAGTATAGTTAATGTAGCAGACCTTGCACCAGGAGCTACACAACAGGTGCAGTTTGATAATTGGACTTGTGACCCAGATATAATAGGGTACGAGATTGATTATTATGCTTCTGCTTCTTTTCTTGCTGATAATAACTTAGCAAATAATAGATTGACAGTTATTGCCGGGATTGAAGAAACTACACATAAGACGGATTCACACGTATTTGCTATATTTCTGGTGTATCCTAATCCTATGAATAAGGTTGTTACTGCCCATTACTCAGTACCTACCGCTTCAGCTGGTCTTGTTACTCTCAAAGTTTATGATATATCGGGTAAGCTTATAGCCACACTTGTTGACGGAATTCAGAGACCCGGGAATTATACTGTAACATGGAATGGACAAGATTCAAATAAGAGAGAGGTCGCTAACGGTATCTATTTCTTGAAACTGACTTGTCATTCTGAGCGAAGTGAAGAATCTATTACTAAGAAGCTTACGGTTTTGCATTGA
- a CDS encoding UDP-N-acetylmuramoyl-L-alanyl-D-glutamate--2,6-diaminopimelate ligase gives MRLKEFIKDLYDHGCPLESKQVQNRYQDLDITGIAYDSRDVKPGYIFVAHCGILTDSHIYIEDTKSKGAIFFVLEKNIPIPYPKIIVKDGRKALAVLAQRFYDNPSKKLKVIGVTGTYGKTTSTWLLKSIYEAAGFNVGLIGTIGYWTGSEYKPALHTTPESLDLQRLFFELLNKGINVAVLEVSSHSLSLYRVYGTDFDIACFTRFDRDHLDFHHTLSEYENAKLKLFSNLKSDGIAVLNRDDQTFDNFSSHTRASIITYGITPASDVTGKLCSSTLRGLEVDVRWDNREEHIFSPLIGSHNLSNILLAVSCALKDGINFDTIYAGIKNLKQVPGRFELVGEPALPSGRFAERCAYVIVDYAHTPGSLESAIRSARELTSGRLMCIFGCGGDRDSGKRPLMGKIATELADYTILTSDNPRSEDPMLIARDIEKGITGGNYEIILDRREAIRKGIERASPEDLILLVGKGHEDYQIYGELKIPWDDRKVAMEILSLR, from the coding sequence ATGAGACTTAAGGAGTTTATAAAAGATTTATACGACCACGGTTGTCCTTTAGAGTCAAAACAAGTGCAAAACAGGTATCAAGATTTAGATATTACTGGTATTGCTTATGACTCAAGGGATGTGAAGCCAGGATACATCTTTGTAGCACATTGTGGCATACTTACTGATTCTCACATCTATATTGAAGATACCAAAAGCAAAGGGGCTATTTTTTTCGTCCTTGAAAAGAATATACCAATTCCTTATCCAAAGATAATAGTTAAAGATGGCCGAAAAGCGCTTGCAGTCTTAGCTCAAAGGTTTTACGACAATCCATCAAAGAAATTGAAAGTGATAGGAGTTACCGGCACTTATGGAAAAACGACTTCTACTTGGCTTTTAAAATCAATATATGAAGCCGCAGGGTTTAATGTAGGTCTTATTGGCACAATTGGATACTGGACAGGTTCTGAATATAAACCTGCACTCCACACTACTCCTGAGTCTCTTGACCTTCAAAGATTATTTTTTGAACTATTAAATAAAGGAATAAATGTAGCTGTTCTTGAAGTTTCTTCTCACTCTCTATCTCTCTATAGAGTTTATGGTACAGATTTTGACATTGCTTGTTTCACAAGGTTTGACAGAGACCACCTTGATTTTCACCATACTCTAAGTGAATATGAAAATGCAAAACTCAAACTTTTCTCTAACTTAAAGAGTGATGGGATTGCTGTTTTAAATCGTGATGACCAAACTTTTGACAACTTTAGTAGCCATACAAGAGCATCAATTATAACTTATGGAATAACTCCTGCCAGCGATGTTACCGGTAAGCTTTGTTCTTCTACTCTTCGTGGGCTCGAAGTAGATGTGAGATGGGATAACAGAGAAGAGCATATTTTCTCACCCCTAATTGGGTCGCACAATCTAAGCAACATTTTGCTTGCAGTGAGTTGTGCACTAAAGGATGGGATAAATTTTGACACTATCTATGCTGGAATAAAAAATTTAAAGCAAGTTCCTGGCAGATTCGAACTTGTAGGCGAGCCTGCCTTGCCGTCAGGCAGGTTCGCAGAACGCTGTGCATATGTAATTGTGGACTATGCTCATACTCCTGGCAGTTTAGAGTCAGCGATTCGTTCAGCACGTGAACTTACTTCCGGCAGGCTTATGTGTATATTTGGGTGCGGTGGTGACAGAGATTCTGGTAAAAGGCCTCTAATGGGCAAGATAGCTACTGAGCTCGCCGACTATACTATTCTGACATCAGACAATCCGAGGAGCGAAGACCCTATGCTTATAGCTCGTGATATAGAGAAAGGTATTACAGGTGGCAATTATGAAATTATCCTCGATAGGAGAGAAGCAATTCGTAAAGGGATTGAAAGGGCATCACCCGAAGACCTAATTTTATTAGTAGGCAAAGGACACGAGGATTATCAAATTTACGGTGAATTAAAAATTCCTTGGGATGATAGGAAAGTAGCGATGGAAATACTTTCATTGAGGTAG
- the rsmH gene encoding 16S rRNA (cytosine(1402)-N(4))-methyltransferase RsmH yields MHIPVLLNDVLSFLNIKDGGVYVDCTLGMGGHTKAILERCDKVKVYGIDRDLESLEHAKLLLKNFNNRIDFLWSNFSEVDKLIPKRVDGVLLDLGISSAQLDRPERGFSYRNDGPLDMRINRQSGVPVFKLLEKLTTDDIEFILKTYGEERWSRRIARGIVESKPCTTQELRHIVAELTPWKGRDRVLARVFQALRIFVNDELSHLKEGLISACKILKPKGRVCVISYHSLEDRIVKQYLRTEPSLLVLTKKPIRPSNAEISINPRARSAKLRVAEKK; encoded by the coding sequence ATGCATATACCTGTCCTCCTTAATGATGTGCTTTCTTTTCTTAATATAAAAGATGGAGGTGTTTATGTAGATTGTACTTTAGGGATGGGTGGTCATACGAAGGCAATTCTTGAAAGATGTGATAAGGTAAAAGTTTATGGTATTGACAGGGACTTAGAATCTTTGGAACACGCTAAATTATTACTTAAGAATTTTAATAATAGGATAGATTTTTTGTGGTCAAATTTCAGTGAAGTTGATAAACTAATACCTAAAAGGGTTGACGGAGTATTACTTGATTTAGGTATTTCAAGTGCTCAGCTTGACCGTCCTGAGCGTGGTTTCAGTTATCGTAATGATGGTCCTTTAGATATGCGTATAAATCGCCAAAGTGGCGTTCCTGTCTTCAAGCTACTTGAAAAACTTACCACTGATGATATTGAGTTTATTTTAAAAACTTATGGTGAGGAGCGGTGGTCAAGGCGTATTGCAAGGGGTATAGTAGAGAGTAAACCTTGTACTACTCAAGAGCTCAGACATATAGTTGCAGAACTCACACCATGGAAAGGTAGGGATAGAGTTTTAGCTCGTGTATTTCAGGCTTTAAGGATATTTGTAAACGATGAGCTCTCCCATCTTAAGGAAGGTCTAATTTCCGCGTGTAAAATTCTCAAACCAAAGGGTAGGGTCTGTGTAATTTCTTACCACTCTCTTGAAGACAGGATTGTGAAGCAATATTTAAGAACAGAGCCTTCTTTACTTGTACTCACTAAAAAGCCTATCCGTCCATCTAATGCTGAGATTTCAATTAATCCGAGAGCTAGGAGTGCAAAGCTTAGGGTCGCTGAAAAGAAGTAA
- the mraZ gene encoding division/cell wall cluster transcriptional repressor MraZ — translation MYNGKYRYSLEEKGRLFIPVKFRRGLSPEAGDTFVVTKGYDSCLALYPLDEWRKVEVKLSSYPTDNPKARRVVRWFSANAEVVKLDSQGRIKIPQYLAEFAGLNKEVVIIGVLNRIELWNPESYEREESESDPTKLGGLNGLDL, via the coding sequence ATGTATAATGGAAAATATAGGTATTCGTTAGAAGAGAAGGGTAGATTGTTTATTCCCGTGAAGTTTAGGAGGGGTCTATCACCCGAGGCAGGGGACACATTTGTGGTAACAAAGGGCTACGATAGTTGTCTTGCTCTATATCCTCTAGATGAGTGGAGGAAAGTGGAGGTCAAGTTAAGTAGCTATCCAACAGATAATCCCAAGGCGAGAAGGGTTGTTCGTTGGTTTTCTGCAAATGCCGAAGTTGTTAAGCTTGATTCTCAAGGCAGGATTAAGATCCCTCAGTATCTTGCTGAGTTTGCAGGCCTTAATAAGGAAGTTGTAATCATAGGTGTTTTAAATCGGATAGAGTTATGGAATCCTGAGTCTTATGAGAGAGAGGAGTCTGAGTCTGACCCAACCAAACTTGGTGGGTTAAATGGATTAGATTTGTGA